One window from the genome of Mucilaginibacter ginsenosidivorans encodes:
- a CDS encoding tetratricopeptide repeat protein, producing the protein MRLSVISSLLVLSSLQAVYGQNAYFKMGQQAFFDGDFKAAVSHLERSCVIDSTNSSALWMLGYSYYHSENYKKSIAAYTRVIALKPADASAYYYRARAKSYFAKDSQMSDADKEKNLLGAIVDFTKAISIDPTDNQNNAKYYQNRGIAYREYGDFKLQAGSRFYDKVRGTNSLRASIADLEKVLNDNPGRQDIANQIEISKQRLTETIAARH; encoded by the coding sequence ATGCGGCTATCGGTTATATCGTCTTTATTGGTACTATCGTCATTGCAAGCGGTCTATGGCCAAAATGCCTATTTTAAAATGGGGCAGCAGGCTTTTTTCGACGGTGACTTTAAAGCTGCTGTAAGTCATTTGGAGCGGTCGTGTGTTATCGATTCAACAAATTCGAGCGCACTTTGGATGCTTGGATATTCGTACTATCATAGCGAGAATTATAAAAAATCAATTGCTGCGTATACCCGTGTCATTGCTTTAAAGCCAGCAGATGCTTCGGCCTATTATTACCGGGCCAGGGCCAAGAGTTATTTTGCAAAGGACAGCCAGATGTCGGATGCTGATAAGGAGAAAAATCTTTTAGGGGCGATAGTAGATTTTACCAAGGCCATTTCGATCGACCCGACAGACAATCAAAATAACGCGAAATATTATCAAAACAGGGGCATAGCTTACCGCGAATACGGTGATTTTAAATTACAGGCCGGCTCCCGGTTCTATGACAAAGTTCGAGGAACAAACTCTCTCAGGGCTTCTATCGCCGACCTGGAAAAAGTGCTGAACGATAATCCCGGCCGCCAGGATATAGCCAACCAGATAGAAATATCAAAGCAACGCCTTACCGAAACCATTGCCGCCCGCCATTAA
- the lon gene encoding endopeptidase La, whose protein sequence is MSFDPFDIKNALPIINEDSEFFPLMSSEDEEEMNNEQMPEVLSILPLRNTVLFPGVVIPITVGRDKSIKLIRDANKGKRMIGVVAQQDVAIEDPTFSQLNQVGTVALIIKMLQMPDGNTTVILQGKKRFILKEEVQSEPYIKATVETFKEIKPKEDKEFKAMISSIKDMAMSIIQLSPNIPSEAGIAIRNIESISFLINFISSNMNADMAAKQRMLEVANLRDRAKLVLEHLTLDLQMLELKNQIQSKVRIDLDKQQRDYFLNQQLKTIQEELGGNSPDLEIENLRLRAAKKKWGKEVNDHFNKELEKLVRTNPAAADYSVQINYLELLLDLPWNEFTKDNFDLKRAQKVLDKDHFGLDKVKQRIIEYLAVLKLKHNMKAPILCLVGPPGVGKTSLGKSIARALGRRYVRMALGGIRDEAEIRGHRKTYIGAMPGRIIQAIKKAGAANPVFILDEIDKVGNDFRGDPSSALLEVLDPEQNSTFYDHYVEVDFDLSNVMFIATANSLSSIQPALLDRMEIIDVSGYTIEEKIEIAKQHLVPKQREAHGLKPKDITIKNDVLEKLIEDYTRESGVRSLEKKIGSVVRGVAKTIAMGDVHTPLVNKKELEKILGAPIFDKDLYEGNDVAGVVTGLAWTQVGGDILFIEASLSPGKGRLTMTGSLGDVMKESTSIALAYLRAHAKDFNIDYKLFDQWDVHVHVPAGATPKDGPSAGITMLTALTSAFTQRKVKPHLAMTGEITLRGRVLPVGGIKEKILAAKRANIKEIILCKSNRKDILEIKEDYIKDLQFHYVTDMREVIGLALLDEKVANPLDLTVKDELKPVMN, encoded by the coding sequence ATGAGTTTTGATCCGTTCGATATAAAAAATGCTTTACCAATTATAAATGAAGATTCCGAATTTTTTCCGCTGATGTCATCGGAAGATGAGGAAGAAATGAATAATGAACAAATGCCCGAGGTGCTTTCCATATTGCCATTGCGCAATACGGTATTATTCCCCGGTGTTGTTATACCGATTACCGTAGGACGGGATAAGTCGATCAAATTGATACGCGACGCCAATAAAGGCAAGCGTATGATCGGGGTGGTTGCCCAGCAGGATGTAGCTATTGAGGACCCAACTTTTAGCCAGCTTAACCAGGTAGGAACTGTGGCGTTGATCATTAAGATGCTGCAAATGCCCGATGGTAATACTACTGTTATCCTGCAGGGTAAAAAACGCTTCATTCTGAAAGAAGAAGTGCAAAGCGAGCCGTATATCAAAGCAACTGTAGAGACCTTCAAAGAAATAAAGCCAAAGGAAGATAAAGAATTTAAAGCCATGATCTCGTCTATCAAGGACATGGCCATGAGCATTATCCAGTTATCTCCGAACATTCCAAGCGAAGCCGGTATCGCTATACGTAATATCGAAAGCATTTCATTTTTGATCAATTTTATATCGTCGAACATGAATGCGGATATGGCCGCCAAACAGCGTATGCTGGAAGTGGCCAACCTGCGCGACAGGGCGAAACTTGTGCTGGAGCACTTAACGCTCGATCTGCAAATGCTGGAGCTTAAGAACCAGATACAGAGCAAGGTACGTATTGACCTGGATAAGCAACAGCGTGATTATTTCCTGAACCAGCAGCTTAAAACTATCCAGGAAGAACTTGGCGGCAACAGTCCTGACCTTGAAATAGAAAACCTGCGTTTACGCGCAGCTAAAAAGAAATGGGGAAAAGAGGTTAACGATCATTTTAATAAAGAACTGGAGAAACTGGTGCGCACCAATCCGGCGGCGGCAGATTATTCGGTACAGATCAATTACCTCGAATTATTGCTCGATCTGCCCTGGAATGAGTTCACAAAAGACAACTTTGATCTTAAACGCGCCCAAAAAGTGCTGGATAAAGACCATTTCGGGCTCGATAAAGTCAAACAACGCATCATCGAATATCTTGCCGTGCTGAAATTAAAGCACAACATGAAAGCCCCCATCCTTTGTTTGGTCGGCCCGCCGGGAGTTGGTAAAACTTCCCTTGGCAAATCTATAGCAAGGGCACTGGGCCGCCGGTACGTACGGATGGCTTTGGGTGGTATACGCGATGAGGCTGAGATAAGGGGACACCGCAAAACCTACATTGGCGCTATGCCGGGACGTATTATACAAGCTATCAAAAAGGCAGGCGCAGCTAACCCGGTATTCATACTGGACGAGATAGATAAGGTAGGAAACGACTTCAGGGGCGACCCGTCGTCAGCCTTGCTTGAAGTGCTCGACCCCGAGCAGAACAGCACCTTTTACGATCATTATGTTGAAGTTGATTTTGACCTGTCGAACGTGATGTTCATCGCGACAGCAAATTCATTGAGCTCTATCCAGCCCGCATTGCTCGACCGAATGGAGATCATTGACGTAAGCGGTTATACCATTGAGGAAAAGATAGAGATCGCCAAACAGCACCTGGTGCCAAAACAGCGTGAGGCACATGGATTGAAGCCTAAAGACATCACCATCAAAAATGATGTGCTTGAAAAACTGATAGAGGACTATACCCGTGAATCGGGCGTGCGTTCGTTAGAGAAAAAGATAGGCTCGGTGGTGCGTGGTGTTGCCAAAACCATTGCCATGGGCGATGTGCATACTCCGCTGGTTAATAAAAAGGAGTTGGAGAAAATACTTGGGGCACCAATTTTCGACAAGGACCTGTACGAAGGCAATGATGTCGCCGGCGTAGTAACCGGGTTAGCCTGGACACAGGTTGGCGGCGATATATTGTTTATTGAAGCAAGCCTTAGCCCCGGTAAAGGCCGTTTGACCATGACGGGCAGCCTTGGCGATGTAATGAAGGAATCTACTTCGATCGCATTGGCATACCTTAGGGCACATGCTAAAGATTTTAATATCGACTATAAGTTGTTCGACCAGTGGGACGTACATGTTCACGTTCCTGCAGGTGCAACGCCGAAGGATGGGCCCTCAGCGGGTATCACCATGCTTACGGCGCTTACCTCGGCCTTCACCCAACGCAAGGTAAAGCCACACCTGGCCATGACGGGTGAAATAACGCTGCGCGGGCGTGTATTGCCTGTGGGCGGTATAAAGGAAAAAATACTGGCCGCCAAACGGGCAAATATAAAAGAGATCATTCTTTGCAAGTCGAACCGGAAAGATATCCTTGAAATAAAAGAAGACTACATAAAGGACCTGCAATTTCACTATGTAACCGATATGCGCGAGGTGATAGGCCTGGCCCTGCTCGACGAAAAAGTTGCTAATCCATTGGACCTCACGGTGAAAGATGAATTAAAACCTGTAATGAACTGA
- the gpmI gene encoding 2,3-bisphosphoglycerate-independent phosphoglycerate mutase, which yields MEKQKKVVLIILDGWGYGRNDKSNAIYAANTPFFDSLLKKYPNSKLEASGTSVGLPAGQMGNSEVGHMNLGAGRVVYQELGRIHKAVDDNEFVTNPVLKEAFEYAKQNGKDVHFIGLVSDGGVHSHIRHLEGLCDATGKFGLENVYIHAFLDGRDTDPNSGVKFIGELEDHIKNTSCRLASAIGRYYAMDRDNRWERVKKAYDLLVNGTGKPTQSVSDSIKESYEAGVTDEFVDPIVKTSESGEPLAVIKNDDVVICFNFRTDRGREITQALTQKSFPEQNMHPLNLHYITMTTYDETFKNVRVVFQKDDLTKTLGEILQDAGKNQIRIAETEKYPHVTFFFSGGREKEFDNEKRLLVPSPKVATYDLQPEMSAEGIRDAIIPELKSGWPDVVILNFANTDMVGHTGVFEAVMKAAETADQCTQAVVETGIENGYSFIIIADHGNADYMINDDGSPNTAHTTNLVPCIVIDDDVKEVKDGKLGDIAPTILKIIGVPIPAEMTGNVLV from the coding sequence GTGGAAAAACAGAAAAAAGTAGTACTAATCATACTCGACGGTTGGGGCTACGGCCGCAACGATAAGTCTAATGCAATATACGCAGCAAACACACCTTTCTTTGATTCGCTGCTAAAAAAATATCCTAATTCAAAGCTGGAGGCATCGGGAACTTCAGTTGGCCTGCCCGCCGGGCAAATGGGAAATTCGGAAGTTGGACACATGAATCTGGGCGCCGGGCGCGTTGTGTACCAGGAACTTGGCCGCATACATAAAGCCGTTGATGATAATGAATTTGTAACCAACCCTGTGCTAAAAGAGGCATTCGAATACGCTAAACAAAATGGGAAGGACGTACACTTTATCGGTCTCGTATCCGATGGTGGTGTTCACTCGCATATCCGGCACCTGGAAGGTCTTTGCGATGCCACGGGCAAATTCGGGCTTGAAAACGTCTATATCCACGCTTTCCTGGATGGCCGGGATACCGACCCTAATTCGGGCGTAAAATTTATCGGCGAACTGGAGGATCATATCAAAAACACCTCTTGCAGGCTGGCTTCGGCTATCGGCAGGTATTATGCCATGGACCGCGACAATCGCTGGGAAAGGGTAAAAAAGGCCTACGATCTGTTAGTGAACGGAACAGGCAAACCAACCCAGTCTGTATCAGACTCCATAAAAGAATCGTATGAAGCAGGCGTTACTGACGAATTTGTCGACCCAATAGTGAAGACGAGTGAAAGTGGGGAACCATTAGCCGTGATAAAAAATGACGATGTTGTCATCTGCTTTAATTTTAGGACAGACCGCGGCCGCGAGATCACGCAGGCATTGACACAAAAGTCTTTCCCCGAGCAGAACATGCATCCGTTAAACCTGCATTATATTACGATGACCACTTATGATGAGACATTCAAAAATGTGCGGGTGGTATTTCAAAAAGATGATTTGACAAAAACACTGGGCGAAATATTGCAGGATGCGGGTAAGAACCAGATACGCATAGCTGAAACTGAGAAATATCCGCATGTTACTTTCTTCTTTTCGGGTGGGCGCGAGAAAGAATTTGATAACGAAAAACGCCTGCTTGTGCCCTCGCCCAAAGTCGCAACCTACGACCTGCAGCCTGAAATGAGCGCGGAGGGTATACGTGATGCCATTATTCCGGAGTTGAAAAGCGGTTGGCCGGACGTTGTCATCCTCAACTTTGCCAATACAGATATGGTGGGGCACACCGGCGTTTTCGAAGCGGTGATGAAAGCCGCTGAAACTGCCGATCAGTGCACGCAGGCGGTTGTTGAAACGGGCATTGAAAATGGGTATTCATTCATTATTATCGCCGACCATGGGAATGCCGACTATATGATCAATGACGACGGATCGCCCAATACGGCGCACACTACCAACCTGGTACCTTGCATCGTTATCGACGATGATGTAAAAGAAGTAAAGGATGGCAAATTAGGTGATATTGCTCCGACCATCCTGAAAATAATAGGCGTGCCTATCCCTGCTGAAATGACCGGAAATGTATTGGTTTAA